The following coding sequences are from one Granulicella arctica window:
- a CDS encoding catalase family peroxidase, translated as MPLPTDEKLLALSNDLIQQFDTIFGEHPGFRPAHAKGAMLTGTFTPSSDAAALTRAPHITRASTQVTVRFSNSTGLPLVPDNDPNANPRGMAIRFHLAEHSHTDIVSHSTDGFPTHTGDEFLDFLRALAASDLSTPSDPANPKPIEIFLGGHPAALAFVQAPKPAPSSFARESFFGVTAMQFTNADGTIRFGRYRIVPEAGNDHLDATAVAAKSANYLFDELTERVAAGPIRFRILVQLAKDGDVVDDATIHWPEDRPVTELGTLELTARVADDAHEQQRIIFDPIPRVDGIDPSDDPLLELRAAVYLISGRRRRAA; from the coding sequence ATGCCCCTTCCCACCGATGAGAAGCTCTTAGCGCTTAGTAACGACCTGATCCAGCAGTTCGACACCATCTTCGGCGAGCACCCGGGCTTTCGGCCTGCCCACGCCAAGGGTGCGATGCTGACCGGCACCTTCACGCCGTCTTCCGACGCTGCTGCGCTTACCCGCGCTCCGCACATCACGCGGGCCTCGACCCAGGTGACAGTACGTTTCTCGAACTCCACCGGCCTCCCGTTGGTCCCCGACAACGACCCCAACGCCAACCCGCGCGGCATGGCTATCCGCTTCCATCTTGCCGAGCACAGTCACACCGACATCGTCAGCCACTCCACCGACGGCTTCCCCACGCACACCGGCGATGAGTTCCTCGACTTCCTCCGCGCCCTCGCCGCGAGCGACCTCTCCACGCCCTCCGACCCCGCCAACCCCAAGCCGATAGAGATATTTCTTGGCGGCCATCCCGCTGCGCTCGCCTTCGTGCAGGCGCCCAAGCCCGCTCCATCCAGCTTCGCCCGCGAGTCTTTCTTCGGCGTTACGGCGATGCAGTTCACCAATGCTGACGGGACCATCCGCTTTGGCCGTTATCGCATCGTCCCCGAGGCTGGTAATGACCATCTCGACGCCACAGCCGTCGCCGCGAAATCCGCGAACTATCTCTTCGACGAGCTGACTGAGCGCGTTGCTGCCGGGCCGATCAGGTTCCGCATTCTCGTGCAGCTCGCGAAGGACGGCGATGTCGTGGACGACGCGACCATTCACTGGCCGGAGGACCGCCCTGTGACCGAGCTCGGCACGCTCGAACTGACCGCGCGGGTCGCGGATGACGCGCACGAGCAGCAGCGCATCATCTTCGATCCCATTCCACGCGTCGATGGCATCGATCCCTCGGACGATCCGCTGCTCGAGCTGCGCGCTGCTGTCTACCTCATCAGTGGTCGCCGTCGTCGGGCTGCATAG